The Branchiostoma floridae strain S238N-H82 chromosome 1, Bfl_VNyyK, whole genome shotgun sequence sequence GTCTATGACAACCCAAGTTATCAACCTGTCCGGAACAATCACCTGTATCGAACATAACCGTAGCCCAGGCATGACACTGCCAAAAATTGCATACGGTACATAGAACACAGATAATACAAAGAAATACCTACACAAAAAAGCAGTAACAAAATAATATCTCCTGATTCGTCGATGAAGGGAAGATATCTACTAAGCCACGAGatattcaacacaaaagttactcaagcaacttgataaaTTTTGTGAACAGTCAGACATTTATTCAAGACAGCTAGCATCTGCTGTCATTTatagtacagggctcgaaattcatttttgggattaggtgcactggtgcacccagcttaaaaaattgggtgcaccaaaaaatgtttgggtgcaccacttaaatttaagtaaaaacctaataacaaaacttagttacaagctttcaaattcttaaacaactacCATGAgtccatgacagacatttttattttctaatctAACACttaagatgtcaagaatatgatgtatactagtatacttgatatctttccatatataaacctaagaaaatatttgggtgcacccaaaattggagctgtgcacccaattttttcaatgggtgcacagctccaattttgggtgcacctgggtgcacatgcacccagtatttcgagccctgcagtaaCTGGAAAAGACAGCagacatccagttgcttgagtgacttttgTGATGACTAATATCTTCTATCTATATGACAGAGTTCTTGCCAGTACAGCTGAGCATTGTGCATCcctatatgctgtgatttgtatctcCAATGCTACAATTTATGGTTCATGGTGTTTCAATCAGCATAGGgggcttttctgttgtttgcaccttatgtaaaaaaaaatgttggctttGTTTCATGAAACTTGGCcctaaaatgcaggaaatagtgtctTTGAGTTTGTGTAttacaaattttacaattttcaggAGGAGGATGATCCCCTCCCCTCTACATTATGCTCATGCCTGCACTGCTAGCCATACAGCTTCACTGTCCCTTAGCAATGAAATAATCttggcagggttggacaagtccattagcccgattgtccagggcaagtgaaagtgccgattgggcaagtgcatgtcctactcCACTTGTCCGAtggggcaagtaagatttttccatgagtaaGTTTTTGAcgtacttttcacagtcatgtcATCAAGAATTTGTCAACACAGAAAAGGAGAGCCAATAGTAAAAGACTTCCATTGCATTTGCTTgttgtgaaaatacatagaaacaTGTTATGTAAATTTCGGGCAAGCTAAAAGTTGGTTCAGACAAGTAGGTTTGTTATGttcttgcccaataggacaagtgaattttggaaaacttgtccaactctgCTTGGTGAGAATCCTGCATATAATACTAATAACATAACCTAATGTGTCCCACAGACTTTACAAACACAGTCTATAGGAGATATATCTCCCCGCGGTCTCGCTGGGACGTATAATCTTCACCACCTGCCCGCGTTTCAGTCCGAAGTACCGCGCCACGGGATCCCCCGCCTGGATCCGAGGCAGCTGGTGTTCCTTCAGTCTGTACCGCGCCAGGAGTTCGGCCTTCTCCTCGGGAGTCATGACGACATGTTCTGGGACCAGCTGGTGTTCTGTGATGTTGATGAGAAGTTCCGACTCCAGGAACTGTTCCAGGATGTACTTTGGGGCCATGTCAACGAGAGCCTGCGGAATAAAGaagtaatgaaaaaaataaatgaataaacaaaacaagcattacttaagctgttaagctatctgcataccaatAATTGAataaatcatgatgatccgtcagctATTCTCTTTCAAAGGCACTAACCTACACTGCTTACTATCTGGCCCAAAAGCTCTCTACCAAAAGTCACCACCATATCATATCCAGATTTTGCAATATCAAAATcaaaagttccactgcagtaccgtaacaaacCGCTATGGGGCCCTACACAAATCAAAATtatgagttatgctgtccatctACAGTCAAAAATACAGTTACACCCCAAAACTGGTATGAAAGCTCAAGTTCTCAGCAGTGCCttagctgctagggggccactTATTGAAGTTCTTCTGAGTATCCTGcccattttcttcttcttcttctttatacgTGCTTAACCTCATTAGGCTGAGGGCTGCAAGCACGGTACGTAAGACGTACACAAGACTGTAagtttttgatccactcatatcGCACGTatgggggttctttaacttgcatggggtatggctctccccatacacgggacctccatttaacgtcctatccgagggacgactcatttttcacttgagtaaagtgaggaaagtcgtgtaaagtgcctttcccaagggcacaagaccggcaacacggcaggtggattcgaaccggcgacctctcagtcacgggccgaatacactaccactgtgctacgcggccccacacaTCTACCCAAAATATCATCAGGCTCAGCATAATTAAATCTACTTCTACGAGAAGTTGTGAGCGGCACCAAGAACATAACGTTAACCTTCTTGTCGAAGGtgatagatataacgttataaggaTAGTTAACGTTAGtatacctttatccgcggggtaacctatatccgttgtgttgctaaactgggtatccagggatatcaagtcaatggatggTACTTTGATTCTAATTGtttactattttcaaaatattgcagtttgaaaccaccatcttttaacttgatgtccctaaatacattgttcttaaaaagaacggatataggttaccccgcggataaaggtgaactagcgttacctgttTAGCCGAAGGCGTCATGCCCATCTGCACCACGATGATGGCGCGGGAGATGTTCTCCTCCTGCATACGCTGGCAGTACATCTTGATCGTCTTGATCCCGATCTTCGGCTCGTCGGCGAAGAACACGAACATCTGGTCGGTCGGGTCGTCGTTGTGCGCCACCAGCACCACCAGATCCTTCCGGGCGGGCTTCCCCTCACTGGGCTTGTCTCCGAACTGATCCTTGAACTGATCCAGTCTCTGATCCAACTCGTCTTGCGTCACGAGGTACCCGCGATCGTGGCACAGTTGCATGATAGTCTTGCGAATCCTCCACAACTTGTAGGTTTCTTGTTCGTCATCCATGGCGCTTCGTTTTGAAGTTCTACTTAAGAAATTGGGGGGACAAAAAGTTGCGAGAGCTCCTTCAACCAAGCGCGCGCACGCTTCGCCAAATCCCGGATATATAACCTTTAACCCGGATATGCACATCCAACCAATCGTAATCGATGTTACATCACAACCGACCAATCAAAAGTCTCGTAAGGGCTGTAGTAGGGATTTCTTGGACTACGCATcggcattactttttgacaaAGAAGGTTTTAGTTTTCTTGGCGTCAGAAAACCAAGCTAATCTCCCATCATGGGAGTTCCGGCCTTTTTTGCCTGGCTGAGTAAGAAGTACCCAAGTATCGTGGTGCACTGTGTGGAAGAAAAGGTATGTAACGGTAGATCGTTTTGTACAATTCGAGTTTTGAGGTTGAAAtcgaagtggggaggggggcatgatcGTCGCACCGTAAACATGTGCTATCGGGTTGGTGCTGCTACGAAAATGAATCATGTTTGCGTGTAAAAGTATTCCATCAAGGGTATCGTATTTGTGCTGATAACTGTATACGGCCGGAACCACGATGTTGCATCgtactaacgttagtagttCGCTCACAAGTTGTGGTAAAGTGGTCAAGgttgttgacctacatgtagaaaAGGTTCTGTGTTCGAATCAGCTAACCCCAGTGTTGTATTattgagaaaggcacttaacatttTTCCATACTCGAATCAGGTGAAAACGAGGACCTAGCCTCGGTTATCCTCACTGATGGAACATAATAAAACTGGACCTCGTTCATAGCACTTTTTCCAGGCCTCGCATACGTAGATGATTGTAGTGCATATCTAAAATCTTTCAAGTCACATTTATCCAAATATGCAAAGCCTGATTGCCGTCATACCAGGGTCCATTCCACTCAGAATCGGGCCAAACCAACCTCCCAAATTGGATTTGAATTTCCTGAAAATCCCCCATTCTACAAATTTCTAGCCGAACCATTCATACCAGACTTTGAGAATCTGGATATGCAGATACACAAAGCCTGCTTGGATGAACAGGGTCCTATCAAAAACAGGAGGGATCCAACCCAgggtgagtggatcaaaccttacagtctggtcttaacATGTAGCTTGTACCTACCacacaaaactggtgtgttccTCTTATTGAATCTTAAAGACAGTTTACtaaccagggttggacaagttttctaaaattgacttgtcctatcgggcaagtacttaaaaaatttacttgcccaaaccaacttttcacttgcccgaaatctaaatgacatttttctatgtatattcatggccttcaatggattttttgttattggctctattttctgtgttaatcaatgcttgatgtcatgactttgaaaagtagcaagtacatcaaaatctcactcaatggagaaaagctaacttgtccgatcgggcaagtgggaaaggacatgcacttgcccgattggcattttcacttgcccgggactatagggctagtggacttgtttatccctgctaACGAAACCATCACAAGTCTGTTACACACAACAATAGAAAACCTGCTATACCATGCTGGTtaaaacacagcataggggccgAAAATCACAGCGTAGTGGATACAAATCACGGCGTTAGGGCCCCCTTTCAAGTTTGCTCACCTTCACCAGCAAGAACTCTGCAgtttaaaagatattttcatattgaagtttttaatTGTCATTCAGCAAAAGAATTTGCTCACCTCAaattttcggtcgcacatccatcgaccttcttcaggagtggtgattcaattactctgagctcGTGACCTAGGGACACCTGACTCAAGTAAAGAATCGTAGATGCCTGACAGGCAGCatcagcccccgtctctgttaaagggacataatgtagaaatatggcgccaaaatttcaaatgttctgaacttgaaaatctccattcagattgacatttgcaacttatttctaacgTATCTGCGtcatttatcacatttctagtgctaattaacaacgtcaaagtaagccgcgaacaaattcacttacttccgggtagcctaccggaagtaagccgaccgtagatttccgaatcgaccgttgcggtcgcagatcttcggagcatagcgggactttcaacaaacttcagtaatgattcaagcgaaccaccgaacgcgttctaaagcgcactttggctcgctggcgagttgaataaaatgtcggacaactcaagcggcggagggaagtgcgcatatttcaagacatcctcacggctcaacaaagtcgtatccatacgttgtaaatattgctgtgcagtgtaataaggtagactcaactcataatgtagagaaatgaccgaaaacagtgactttaattttacattatgtccctttaaagtttaagtgtCGGCTGGTGTGTtcttatgtagatggcctcctctACTCCCTCGCAAAGTAATTTGGTTCAGTGTTCAATATTTGTGCTTTGTTGATATTTTGctgatatttttcttgttttcttgcaGCCAAAGGAAGTAAGTGGAGTGAAGATCCCAGTAGACATCAGTAAGCCCAACCCTAACGATGTGGAGTTTGACAACCTGTACCTGGACATGAATGGAATCATCCATCCTTGTTCACATCCCGAGGACAAGTGAGTTTAtttgataaatgatgatgacaatcatcatcatcataatattTATTGTTATTGGTAGTTACTATGTTTCCcaaagggaaaacatattgttttgctggtgtgttcttcttctgtcatgaacgAATTAGAGCTTACAACTGCCTGTGACATCCACTTACAGGGTATAGCTATTACATATACAgcaaatatgaagaaattatAAGCTGTTACAGTAAATTCAATAGCAAAACTTGTATTTGGcaattacaggtttgtgatagcaaatcCTGTATGGTTTCAGAAAAGGCACAGTACTTGGAGGGAAATAtcttgcattttcttgaaaatgttgactttCTAATCTTTTCTTTAACATTCTTGAATTCTTTTCTCAGACCAGCTCCTAAGAACGTAGATGAGATGATGATTGCCATCTTTGAGGCCATTGACAGGATGATGGCGATCGTCCGTCCTCAGAAGCTCCTCTACATGGCCATCGACGGGGTGGTGAGTATCCAATTTctgacataaggccacagcaatttcAAAGTCCAAATCCCGTATTCGAATTTTGGATTTAGTTGATAGAAgcatgtagcctgggtaccatccagaaagtTGTTCGCTCCAGCATTTTTTatgcactatatacagttgcttctctgctgttctgtctgggatCCCGGGCCACATTAACGTCTAGAATTGTCCAAACTTTGCatgagggcgctgattggttccTACACATGAGAGAATTACAGAATGGGTTCCGTCTCTTGCTCAAACAGGCATTCCTACACCTGAAAAGCCCTCCCTCTGCTTGTGGGAGGCCTGTTATTATCAAATGAGCACTCTAGAACCCAGTCCTTAATTCGCTCgttaactgacgttaccactaaacggtttgaatgcacaggtctccagacaggtagcagaagcaaacagaggagcaaactactacccggatggtacccagtagggatgtgtaccggtacacaatacagtaccggtacaatcaattaggtacaggtatCAAAATACCGGAACACTGGAACACTGGTAtaccggtactggacctgtatctaattagtgcaagccgggcaggataacaggtcaggggATGGTCACTTTGACAgttaaaattactgtgaaattaccataccagtctctgagccccagtgagggaaaaacaacaattttgtaaaggtcaaatttttgttgcatcatgtgtctaccataataaacacgtttttattggttcaaacatgcttctatccttttaatacattgttttgccgTTATAACaaattataatataatattatgatataatattcaatgccatgcatttaggtccggactcattaggtccggacctgtacctaaacctctggattcgaatccggacctgtacctaaacctctggattcgaatccggacctgtacctaaacgtgggtttaggtacgcatccctagggGTACGCtaggaagcccgtgtgataacagtagaaccTCATCTGATGTGTCAAATCATTATCATCCGCTCCGGAATACCCTTATCCAATGTTATTGCGGCCCAGATTTGACGTGAAATACAACACCATGTATTCCGCATTgtccttggtcccagccctcccactgttttgtattttataCGTGTAAGCTTAAACACACTAGGTGAAAGTTTAGAGGTTTACATGAAAACATGCTGAATAGTAGAGTATTTGTACTTATCAAGATATTTTTTTAACCTCCAGGCTCCAAGAGCAAAGATGAACCAACAGAGAAAGAGACGTTTCTTTGCAGCCAAGGAAagcaggtctgtttttttccctATTAAATGTATATGGTATTATTATGGTGCATGTATTGCAGGGCTCAGATTCATTTCTGGGAATAGCTGCACTAGTGCAACCAGCCTTAAAAGCAATATAGATTAGAGTAGAATGTCAGCCAAACctaattacaaaatacaaacctAACTGCCCCTCTTCTGTTTACTACACCACACTtcttgaaaagagtaggggtccatcccggtgtgagtggttcaaacctaCAGTTCCATGTCTGGGGCAgttattagtctgtgaccagaccctctggtcgacagacttttagttttgtcacgtttacgcgcgttcgcagctgtatctgtatgttcccgttgtctgaattctatgtcgtttggcaggtcctttgtactgaggttgacgatgatgcacgtgaactttttttgcggcaggtggttttattatggattttataaaaataacacccctacaatttgttcgtcttgcggtgttttggtccagatcctctgtatgtgggtcatggtgtcattggaatttgtcaagcagatgcgtggtgttacctgatcgtcaattagcaaagttattcgcgttcgcatctgtatctgcatgttcccgttgtcgcatacgtacgttgtttggcaggtcatctgcactgaggttgacgatgatgcacgttgttttgttttttttgcggctgctggttttattatggattttataaaaatatcacccctacaaaatgtttgtcttccggtgtattagtccagatcccctgtatatgggtcatgctgtatttgagatattgcaagcagatgcgtgatgttctctggtcgtcaatgtaacgcgcgttcgcatctatatctgcatgttcccgttgtcgcattcgtttgtggtttggcaggttctctacacatagttggacgatgatgcaaggtgttttattttttcggcagctgtttttattatgtacgtaataatttcagaaatcacccctgcaaattgtacgtttcacagtgtattggcccatgtctgcatatggtgcctGTGCGGTACATTGGGTATATAGAGTcaagcagatgcgcgatatgtgcatcaattttacgcgcgtttgctttctacctcttattcaacaagttaatccgtactactttatgtaccagcatcatggaccccgggattcacccaCACTGTGCcatgctaccttatggcttcacactagttaaaaacttatcgcacagttcatcatcaacagctgtgtgttatcgtatgtgggacatgggaaccgacatctaatgttccactaatgaccctgtcaatcaaatacctcctgtcgccgtttgcaatgaagcgtgtaagaattctcgtcccaaatgaagtttagccatattatattcccggacttcgactaagaaacatcaaggtcctattccgtgcttcatacttattacgtccataaggtcccataacagaaacatgttaatacttggtgcgtttgtcagtctgtctgtcggtcttgtaggtgtgtctgtgtgtgaatgtgcctgtgtattagaccatccggttacttatcgtcaccatatcttttagactttggccacatgttatctcacaatccatacctgttttgtaagattcacatgacacagaaatattaagcaactttagatacaacgatatatctaacaccatgaaaagaatcatataggatataagcacaacgtcacacaccaaagaagacaaaacaaccaacatataccagaccgacgtcacagactatgttacctacggtcacttgttgtcATATTGAGTTCACCAAATGACAGCCACTCTAGACCCTTGCAATTCAGTCCAGCCTAttataacagggctcgaaatatttttttctgcatacctgcactggtgcagataacattggaaattacctgcaccagacaaattttacctgacCACTCTTTTATATTCATagttggtaacagtcaatgcagctggtAAAAACCCACAACACACCTATATATAGTACCTGTATATAAAATccaagtacatggaccagtgcaggttaggtgcaggtagacattatGAATACCTGCACTGCTCCAATTTTACCACACTTGTAcctgtggtatttcgagccctgtgtaaggtcctcgcaattcagcccctggctgtgaagagagaTAACGCTAACAATAAAATGGGTTTAACGTAATTCTTTTATACATTCTCAGGGATGGCAAGGAGGAACTGGCGAGGATACGTGAAGAGCTGGAGGGACAAGGTATCCACCTTCCACCTGAGAAGACCAATGAGGAACACTTTGACAGTAATTGCATTACTCCAGTAGGTAACCAGTGTGTGTTCTCACACTGAAGGTTCTCAATCTCTACGTGTGTGTTAGAAGAGATTTCATAGGTTACCACCTACCAATCAGATTGATTGTAACAACCAGGTGTACCAATGGTACAAGCGTTTCCCTGGGTTGCTACCTGCCAATCAAATTGGGTGTTACAGCCTAGTACAGAATTATTTTGTGACATATAGGACTCCTAATAGGAGTCATTCAACCGTTGTTTATGATTATATATGTAATGaaatgtaaggccatgttgatttgattatatggttgacatcctctggaaaccccaaaactCAGTGGTTATAACTAATGCGAGcgtatgaaataaaaataagtttggcaaaaaaatttaCAATTACAGTTGCCTTGTACGATTTATAGCGGCCGGaaattgatgtcatccatataatcaaatcaacatggcctaactcaGGGATATAGATATTTGATGTTAGGacaaatttacagtatgcaaGGAGAGTTGgcaaagaaacacaacaaaTTTTTCCAAAGTCTTGAAACATTTCTGTTCAGTAAGATTAAAGCTTGTCCATTTTTCTTGCAGGGTACAGAGTTTATGCACTACCTGTCAGAATGCCTGCGTTACTACATCCATGAGAGGCTCAACAACAACCCTGGCTGGAGGAATATCAAGGTCAGCTTCAGTCAATAAAGACAACAAACAGTTCGATACATCTTTAGAACTTAAATCACAAAAATTGAAGAAGTTTGCTCTAAGAGTTAAAGAcctctgcaattaaaattttTGTTAAAGCTTACTATAGCTAAATCAGACTGTACTCTTGCTTCAAGTTGATATACTGCAAAGTTTTACATATTACAAAGTTTGTACACCAGTTGATACTCGCACCATAATtcgactgattgattgattgattgaatttgGTGACACCAGGAAGTATCAGGTCTGATATGCAAATTGTATGAATCGGGTTTTTCAAGTTGGCTTTcctgaaagaaaaaagatgtatttttggacaaaTTTTAGCAGATATTTTAGTTGTGAAGACTAATGAATCAGATGTGTTTTTTTCCCTTGTAGGTCATTCTGTCTGATGCCAATGTGCCCGGAGAGGGAGAACACAAAATCATGGACTACATCAGGAGACAAAGAGGTAGGGACATAGAaaaacataccaaaagtcatgatgatctgtcaacatcttcatatgttattctcatccaaagtttgaaaaccAAATTGTTCCCAAAAAATTCTGCAAGAGGACACAAACTTAAGCAATTACTCTCTGCCCTCTCTCCTGACCAAAAGTTATGACCTcagtatgtccagaacacaagatgttaaaaccagaagttctactgcagtacctaaGAAAACTGTTAGGGGTCCATTATccaacttgaccttcgtttttctgGTTTGTACCCACCTAGattgtacaaaatatcatcaggatccatccaaggcttctcaagttttgctgttcacagacgcacaaacacatacagtacaGGCTGACAGACAAATACACTAAAAATGTAACATTCTTTGAATCATGGATTTTGTATCCTTTTGTTTCAGCTCAACCTGACCATGACCCAAACACTCACCACTGTCTGTGTGGTGCCGACGGTAAGTACAAATTTACATCATTTTATTGCAGAACAATTCACCccaattttcttacaaaattgCCAGTATTTTTAAGCATACATACTTTCAAAAAGTACCAcatgttgttgccaaagttggggcgCATACTTCATTTGTGTTAGTGGCATGGATAAATGGGAAAAGGATCTCAAATGCATGTAGACCAAGGTGGTTCTACAATTTTAGGAAGGATGCACATGTTGCTTTTGTGTACAACTTTAGTTCTATTCTGGCCAATTTTGTAACTTTTGGTAAGCAATTCAGAAATCTATAGAGACAATATATGCCAGTGGGAAAAACTAGCATTTTTACAAATTTGAGCAAGGACATTGTGTGGAAGTCTTTGATTATGCAACATTACCTGGGAAAAGAGATGAAAACATCATGAGTTAATAGA is a genomic window containing:
- the LOC118411835 gene encoding DNA-directed RNA polymerases I, II, and III subunit RPABC1, translating into MDDEQETYKLWRIRKTIMQLCHDRGYLVTQDELDQRLDQFKDQFGDKPSEGKPARKDLVVLVAHNDDPTDQMFVFFADEPKIGIKTIKMYCQRMQEENISRAIIVVQMGMTPSAKQALVDMAPKYILEQFLESELLINITEHQLVPEHVVMTPEEKAELLARYRLKEHQLPRIQAGDPVARYFGLKRGQVVKIIRPSETAGRYISYRLCL